A region of Pleionea litopenaei DNA encodes the following proteins:
- a CDS encoding GGDEF domain-containing protein — protein sequence MSSDSDQDSPKFVGRLSLQSLTWLRDRQIPAHPIAYSVAFEYQHNIINELVKRVNEFEKEGELDANALDLLFREFVLTKYIDFDSFNKTITDLVDETGSAVIEARNQLKEYRNFLKVAKEQLKAITDQDIKSMVESLSENTLSTFKAVNSLESHLSNVMAEIRVLQKKYTQIQKQARQDQLTGLLNRNALQTEFNQMVDDEMVNTITLAVGDIDHFKQFNDNHGHTIGDKVIKLVADTLKSNLKGSDIISRYGGEEFVILLPNTKLNDGMKLMNNIREKISNLGFVNKATSKKIDSITMSFGLSELHAQDNFHSLFDRADKGLYRSKLNGRNRVHCETPQKI from the coding sequence ATGAGTTCGGATAGCGACCAAGACAGCCCCAAATTTGTAGGAAGACTCTCACTGCAATCTCTCACCTGGCTTAGAGATAGACAGATTCCTGCGCACCCGATAGCTTACTCGGTTGCTTTTGAGTATCAGCACAATATCATTAATGAGTTAGTTAAACGGGTCAATGAATTCGAAAAAGAAGGCGAACTGGATGCGAACGCCCTAGATTTGCTGTTCCGTGAATTCGTTCTAACCAAATACATCGACTTCGATAGCTTTAATAAAACCATTACCGATCTCGTTGATGAAACCGGTAGCGCTGTTATTGAGGCTAGAAATCAACTTAAAGAATACCGGAACTTCTTAAAAGTAGCCAAAGAGCAGCTTAAGGCCATCACCGATCAAGATATTAAAAGTATGGTGGAGTCGCTGTCTGAAAATACCCTCAGTACTTTTAAGGCCGTCAATTCGCTGGAGTCACATTTAAGTAATGTAATGGCTGAAATTCGTGTGTTGCAAAAGAAATACACTCAAATTCAGAAGCAAGCCAGACAAGACCAACTAACCGGTCTACTGAATCGAAACGCATTGCAAACTGAATTTAATCAAATGGTCGATGATGAGATGGTCAATACTATCACGCTTGCCGTCGGCGATATTGATCATTTTAAACAGTTTAATGATAACCACGGTCACACCATCGGCGATAAAGTGATTAAATTAGTGGCCGATACTCTTAAATCAAATTTGAAAGGTTCCGATATCATCAGTCGTTACGGCGGTGAGGAGTTCGTAATTTTACTGCCAAACACCAAGTTGAACGACGGAATGAAACTAATGAACAATATTCGAGAGAAAATATCTAACCTTGGATTTGTCAATAAAGCGACCAGTAAAAAGATTGATAGCATTACCATGTCTTTTGGATTATCCGAATTGCATGCTCAAGATAATTTTCATAGCCTGTTTGATCGAGCAGACAAAGGCTTGTATCGCTCAAAACTCAACGGTCGAAATCGCGTTCACTGCGAAACACCCCAAAAAATTTAA
- the glyS gene encoding glycine--tRNA ligase subunit beta: protein MTQSRDLLIELGTEELPPKALKALASAFHDGFIQKLKELELSYVDSEWMATPRRLAIRVFELDTQQQDKIQDRQGPAVAAAFNADGSPKPAAVGFAKSCGVEVDDLERVSTPKGERLAFQLTVKGQATSELIPEAIEYALSKLPIPKAMRWGNGDHEFIRVPHWLLILFGEEVPQATIFDLTASNQSFGHRFHAPQAITIENPKSYDEQLANAYVDVSFASRKAKIRNQVESIAQTLNATPVVDEDLLEEVAALVEWPVALQGGFDETFLEVPAEALIATMQADQKYFHLVDEKQKLLPYFITVSNIESTRPQSVIDGNEKVIRPRLSDAKFFYEADKKHRLDSYSEKLKNIIFQKKLGSLFDKTQRVKAVASELAAPLQGNVEDIQRAADLCKSDLMTNMVYEFPELQGIMGSYYAKNDGENEQVCKAMNEIYQPRFAGDQLPSSATGSALSIADRLDTLVGIFGIGQPPTGAKDPFALRRSAVGLIRILTEKKINLDLKPLVNSSIGSYQGIELTEETCSQVLSFIEGRMNAWYLERGYSAQVLQSVFALKLTNPYDIQQRIEAVNHFNQLDDSEALAAANKRVGNILSKADIDVQQNRVDAQLFEQEEERALFDQLETITEEVQQLVAQSQYQSALTMLAKLREPVDAFFDHVMVNAEDTKVRSNRLALLNALHSLFLSIADISLLQK from the coding sequence ATGACTCAATCACGTGATTTATTGATCGAGCTAGGTACCGAAGAATTACCTCCCAAGGCGCTTAAGGCATTAGCATCTGCGTTTCATGATGGATTTATTCAAAAGCTCAAAGAGTTAGAGCTATCCTACGTGGACAGCGAATGGATGGCGACACCACGACGTCTAGCCATTCGAGTGTTTGAACTCGACACTCAACAGCAGGACAAAATTCAAGACCGACAAGGACCAGCCGTTGCTGCGGCATTTAACGCTGACGGTAGTCCTAAACCCGCAGCAGTCGGGTTTGCCAAATCATGCGGCGTCGAGGTGGATGATTTAGAAAGAGTGAGTACGCCGAAAGGTGAACGACTGGCCTTTCAACTTACCGTCAAAGGGCAGGCTACATCGGAGTTGATTCCAGAGGCCATCGAGTACGCACTGAGCAAACTACCCATTCCTAAAGCCATGCGCTGGGGCAATGGAGATCACGAGTTTATTCGCGTCCCTCATTGGCTTTTGATATTGTTTGGCGAGGAGGTACCGCAAGCGACAATTTTTGATCTTACTGCGAGCAACCAATCATTCGGGCATCGTTTTCATGCCCCACAAGCCATCACGATTGAAAATCCTAAAAGTTATGATGAGCAACTTGCCAACGCTTATGTCGATGTTAGCTTTGCCTCGCGCAAAGCAAAAATTCGAAACCAAGTCGAATCCATTGCGCAAACCCTCAATGCAACTCCAGTGGTCGATGAAGACTTACTTGAAGAAGTAGCTGCACTTGTTGAGTGGCCTGTTGCTTTACAAGGTGGTTTTGATGAAACTTTCCTTGAAGTACCTGCTGAAGCATTGATTGCAACTATGCAAGCGGATCAAAAGTATTTTCATTTAGTCGACGAAAAGCAAAAGTTACTTCCTTACTTTATTACGGTCAGTAATATTGAAAGTACTCGTCCTCAATCAGTCATTGATGGTAACGAGAAAGTGATACGTCCACGTTTATCCGATGCTAAGTTTTTTTATGAAGCCGATAAAAAACATCGTCTAGATAGTTACAGTGAGAAATTAAAGAATATTATTTTTCAGAAAAAACTTGGCTCCTTGTTTGATAAAACTCAAAGAGTCAAAGCAGTCGCATCAGAACTTGCTGCACCTCTACAGGGTAATGTGGAAGATATTCAACGAGCCGCCGATTTATGTAAGTCTGACTTAATGACCAACATGGTCTATGAGTTCCCAGAGCTTCAAGGAATTATGGGATCTTACTACGCTAAAAATGATGGCGAAAATGAACAAGTCTGCAAAGCAATGAATGAGATCTACCAGCCTCGCTTTGCTGGAGACCAACTTCCGTCATCCGCAACAGGCAGCGCACTTTCAATTGCCGATCGACTCGATACGCTGGTCGGTATTTTTGGAATTGGACAGCCACCAACGGGGGCAAAAGACCCGTTTGCTTTGCGACGTTCAGCAGTAGGACTGATTAGAATATTAACCGAGAAAAAGATTAACCTAGATTTAAAACCACTGGTTAACTCAAGTATCGGTAGTTATCAAGGCATCGAGCTGACGGAAGAGACTTGCTCACAGGTATTAAGCTTCATTGAGGGTCGTATGAACGCCTGGTATCTCGAAAGAGGATATTCCGCACAGGTGTTGCAGTCAGTTTTTGCTCTCAAACTTACCAATCCATACGACATACAACAACGAATAGAAGCTGTTAATCACTTTAATCAACTCGACGACAGTGAAGCCCTAGCGGCAGCCAACAAACGAGTCGGCAATATCCTCAGCAAAGCGGATATCGATGTGCAACAAAATCGCGTAGATGCCCAACTCTTCGAGCAAGAGGAAGAAAGAGCTTTATTTGATCAGCTAGAAACCATCACTGAAGAAGTTCAACAACTTGTCGCGCAAAGCCAGTATCAATCGGCTTTAACCATGCTCGCCAAACTCCGGGAGCCCGTCGATGCTTTCTTCGACCATGTTATGGTCAACGCGGAAGACACCAAGGTACGGTCTAATCGTTTAGCACTGTTGAATGCATTGCACTCGCTCTTTTTATCCATTGCAGATATTTCGCTGCTGCAAAAGTAA
- the lanKC gene encoding class III lanthionine synthetase LanKC — MENVAKDLNAHPDFFIPFDARLPDDTYYDHVTELLPSVWRMKQDYFWTYVHPRETNTLIQGWKIHVSTLPERALQTLEKVLAICVKEETEFKFASDPKILRQLLSKNCSRSSSGKFITIYPQSNEKFKSLLDQLYIALKEEQGPYILSDRQYRDSKVIYFRYGGFKSLSGQDVMGEKTSYILDNRHGYIEDKRQASFYLPDFIKPEFQRLFDDEEIGITSNNENSESSTSNGYFDQRYDVNAVIKASNAGGVYLADDIESKQTVLIKEARPYIGISDDGYDVISQLQKEYRLLKKIEPLNIAPKVYSLFDEWEHKFLAQELIEGLTLKNFQAKINKITHSKATTEDVQSWMRILVKVAANILDCVNKLHQEKIVFGDISPHNIMVNEETHEVKFIDFEGAYERNVDKPINLFTPGFAKYERIERDETDYHDDFYALGCILAGMFIPNTTLLQLNDQFVSNLLEDIHLDYGLPTRFIRIVKTLLTEQNLNLNTLKDELLSIDLSAMHAFEFNFKSNKVKIEKHAAECLVGIHQYNQQNLEPKSELRILPTGPQMSDIFAMDKGILGVAYSWAKTGQELPQELMDWIKDKLKEKSGGKLPGLMNGLSGTAWALDSIGFEEDAKHALKQALHHPNLFQKMNLGYGAAGFGLTLLHFWNRYANESYLKQATKIADVLCDTAYQSNRGLCWEESDDDNGISLGLLEGASGIALFLLYMHKVTGQQRYLETAEKGLQFDLSFEKSARGSIGFPRVSGDNIVYPYLAFGSAGIASVVLRFYQVTKKADYLDFLGRVKADITHKYAINPGFSTGLTGLGVYLLDAYQILNDKSYLTLTYQVVDGLRMFEVDRDNGIVFPDSNRMKVCTDINDGSGGVALFLHRFIHNLPNNTFMLDELIQK; from the coding sequence ATGGAAAATGTTGCCAAAGATCTTAATGCTCACCCAGATTTCTTTATTCCTTTCGATGCTCGTCTACCAGACGATACCTACTATGACCATGTCACGGAGTTACTGCCCTCGGTATGGAGAATGAAACAAGATTACTTTTGGACGTATGTTCACCCAAGAGAAACCAATACTTTGATTCAAGGTTGGAAAATTCATGTTTCAACCCTACCCGAGCGTGCATTACAAACGCTAGAAAAAGTTTTAGCTATTTGTGTAAAAGAAGAAACTGAGTTTAAATTCGCAAGTGATCCAAAAATACTTCGTCAACTACTCAGTAAAAACTGCTCTCGATCTTCATCGGGTAAATTCATTACCATATATCCTCAAAGCAATGAAAAATTTAAATCATTACTTGATCAACTCTACATTGCTCTTAAAGAAGAACAAGGTCCTTATATATTATCTGACCGTCAATATCGAGATTCTAAAGTGATTTACTTTCGCTATGGTGGATTCAAAAGCCTTTCAGGTCAAGATGTCATGGGCGAGAAAACGTCCTATATTCTTGATAATCGACATGGATACATTGAAGACAAGCGACAAGCCAGTTTTTACTTGCCTGACTTTATTAAACCCGAATTTCAACGTTTATTTGATGATGAAGAGATTGGAATCACATCAAACAATGAGAACTCAGAAAGCAGTACATCCAATGGCTATTTTGATCAAAGATACGATGTGAATGCTGTAATTAAAGCATCAAACGCTGGTGGTGTTTATTTAGCGGATGATATTGAATCAAAGCAAACAGTTTTAATTAAAGAAGCTCGTCCTTACATCGGGATCAGTGATGATGGATACGATGTTATTTCTCAATTACAAAAAGAGTATCGCCTATTGAAGAAAATTGAGCCGTTAAATATCGCACCTAAGGTTTATAGCCTATTTGACGAATGGGAACATAAGTTTCTTGCTCAAGAACTGATTGAAGGTCTTACACTTAAAAATTTCCAAGCAAAAATAAATAAAATCACTCATTCGAAAGCGACCACAGAAGATGTTCAGTCTTGGATGCGTATTCTAGTAAAAGTCGCGGCGAACATACTAGATTGTGTCAATAAACTTCATCAAGAGAAGATCGTATTTGGCGATATTTCTCCACATAACATTATGGTCAATGAAGAAACTCATGAAGTAAAATTCATTGATTTCGAAGGTGCATATGAAAGAAACGTCGATAAGCCGATCAATTTATTTACTCCTGGATTTGCAAAGTACGAACGCATTGAGCGAGACGAGACAGATTATCATGATGACTTTTACGCGTTAGGTTGTATCCTTGCCGGCATGTTTATTCCCAATACGACCTTGTTGCAATTGAACGACCAATTCGTCTCGAATCTTCTTGAAGATATTCATCTTGACTATGGACTTCCAACAAGATTTATTCGCATAGTCAAAACCTTGCTAACCGAGCAAAATCTTAACTTAAATACACTAAAGGATGAATTACTTAGTATTGATCTCTCAGCCATGCATGCTTTTGAATTCAACTTTAAAAGCAATAAGGTCAAAATCGAAAAGCACGCCGCCGAATGTCTCGTTGGAATACATCAATATAATCAACAAAACCTCGAGCCAAAATCAGAACTCAGAATATTACCTACGGGTCCGCAAATGTCAGACATTTTTGCTATGGACAAAGGCATCTTAGGTGTTGCTTACAGTTGGGCAAAAACAGGACAGGAACTACCGCAAGAGTTGATGGATTGGATAAAAGATAAGCTCAAGGAAAAATCGGGTGGCAAGCTCCCTGGATTAATGAATGGATTAAGCGGAACGGCATGGGCACTTGACAGTATTGGATTTGAAGAAGACGCCAAACATGCGTTAAAACAAGCCTTACATCACCCAAATCTATTTCAAAAAATGAATCTTGGATACGGAGCAGCCGGCTTCGGTTTGACACTATTGCACTTCTGGAATCGCTACGCTAACGAGAGTTATTTAAAACAAGCCACTAAAATAGCCGATGTACTGTGTGATACTGCCTATCAGTCTAATCGAGGCTTATGTTGGGAAGAGTCCGATGATGACAATGGCATTAGCCTTGGACTGTTAGAGGGCGCGAGCGGTATCGCACTATTCTTGCTTTACATGCATAAAGTAACCGGCCAACAACGGTATTTAGAGACAGCTGAGAAAGGATTGCAATTCGATTTATCTTTCGAGAAATCGGCTCGAGGCTCTATCGGTTTTCCACGCGTCTCTGGTGACAACATTGTCTATCCCTATTTGGCATTTGGCAGCGCAGGTATTGCCAGTGTGGTACTAAGGTTTTATCAAGTCACCAAAAAAGCCGACTACCTAGATTTTCTTGGTCGTGTAAAAGCCGATATAACTCATAAATACGCAATTAACCCTGGATTTTCTACTGGTTTAACCGGTTTAGGAGTCTACTTACTTGATGCTTACCAAATCTTAAACGATAAAAGTTATTTAACATTGACCTATCAGGTCGTTGATGGACTAAGAATGTTCGAAGTCGATCGCGATAATGGCATTGTTTTTCCTGATAGTAATCGTATGAAGGTCTGCACCGATATCAACGATGGATCTGGTGGAGTTGCTTTATTCTTACATCGATTTATTCATAATTTACCCAACAACACCTTTATGCTCGATGAGCTAATTCAAAAATAA
- a CDS encoding peptidase domain-containing ABC transporter, with product MDNPVKLLTFKGEQKLPAILQTEMAECGLACLAMVSSFHGHKIDLNTLRRHYPVSLKGATLKSLMLTADHLKFSCRALRLELEQLNQLQTPCILHWDLNHFVVLKSCSRDKVVIHDPARGVLTLSIEEVSHHFTGVALELTPTTEFKKKDDETKMRLSDLWSKIIGLKRVLIQIFFLSMLLQVFALVSPFYMQLVVDNVVVGQDLQLLVVLALGFLLLALIGVGTQALRSYIIMYLSNQLSIQMAANLFRHLIHLPLTFFEKRHIGDIVSRFSSMDNIKNLITTGLIEAVVDGLMTITTLIMMFIYSPILGCIVLGVVIVYAILRFAMYQPFRRRQEEAIVANAKENTNFMETVRAAQSIKLFGREPQRQTVWHNHYADAMNAEIKVNKLKISYKAINDSLFGIENVAVIYFGALLVLEGQFSVGMLFAFIAYKTQFTEKSAKIIEKIIEFRMLGLHLNRIADIALTEQEDFGQQRLVEEDKEVQGKLTLDKLSFQYSDSEPMIFNKVSHTFEAGESVAIVGPSGGGKTTLMKNMLGLLSPSEGKVYIDDVEINQFGLTNYRRIIAAVMQDDQLLSGSLMDNISFFDPEVDEEQVKKSAQLASIHQDIMNMPMGYNTLIGDMGTTLSGGQRQRLLLARALYSKPKILFMDEATSNLDTKLESVVNEAVKKLNITRIIIAHRPETIRSADKVVSLDRGILHPMDKAILLESNLL from the coding sequence ATGGATAATCCAGTTAAATTACTTACCTTTAAAGGCGAGCAGAAATTACCCGCCATTTTACAAACAGAAATGGCTGAGTGCGGACTCGCTTGTCTTGCGATGGTATCAAGCTTTCATGGTCATAAAATTGATTTAAATACGTTACGGCGGCATTATCCGGTCTCGCTTAAAGGTGCCACACTTAAAAGCTTAATGCTAACAGCGGATCACTTGAAGTTTTCTTGTCGAGCGCTGCGCTTAGAACTCGAACAATTAAATCAATTGCAAACGCCATGTATCTTGCACTGGGATCTCAATCACTTCGTTGTTCTCAAAAGCTGTAGTCGAGATAAGGTTGTTATACACGATCCCGCTCGTGGCGTTTTAACGTTATCAATTGAAGAAGTTTCTCATCATTTTACCGGAGTAGCGTTAGAACTCACACCGACGACAGAGTTTAAGAAGAAAGATGATGAGACCAAAATGCGCTTAAGTGATCTTTGGTCAAAAATAATCGGATTAAAACGGGTTCTCATTCAAATATTTTTCTTATCGATGTTATTGCAGGTTTTTGCACTCGTCAGCCCATTTTATATGCAGCTCGTTGTTGATAATGTCGTTGTAGGACAAGATCTCCAATTGTTAGTCGTACTAGCATTAGGATTTCTATTGCTCGCATTAATTGGCGTAGGTACCCAGGCCTTACGTAGCTACATTATTATGTACCTAAGTAATCAACTTAGTATTCAAATGGCAGCCAATCTATTTCGACACTTAATTCACTTACCTCTGACTTTTTTCGAGAAGCGCCATATCGGCGATATCGTTTCTCGATTCAGTTCAATGGATAATATTAAAAACCTGATTACAACGGGTCTGATTGAAGCGGTGGTTGACGGGCTAATGACGATCACTACTTTAATAATGATGTTTATCTACAGCCCAATTCTTGGCTGTATTGTACTTGGTGTAGTCATTGTTTACGCAATTTTGCGATTTGCAATGTACCAACCTTTTAGGCGGCGACAAGAAGAAGCGATCGTAGCGAACGCCAAAGAAAATACTAACTTTATGGAAACCGTACGAGCCGCGCAAAGTATTAAGTTATTTGGTCGCGAGCCGCAACGACAAACCGTTTGGCATAACCACTATGCCGATGCTATGAATGCAGAGATAAAAGTAAATAAGCTTAAAATTAGCTACAAGGCAATAAATGACTCTTTATTTGGAATAGAGAATGTTGCCGTTATCTACTTCGGAGCACTACTGGTTTTAGAAGGACAATTTTCCGTAGGAATGTTGTTTGCTTTCATCGCCTATAAAACCCAGTTCACCGAAAAGTCAGCAAAAATCATCGAAAAGATAATTGAATTCAGAATGCTCGGCCTTCATTTAAATCGAATAGCCGATATTGCTTTAACTGAACAAGAGGATTTCGGTCAACAACGCTTGGTTGAAGAAGATAAAGAAGTTCAAGGCAAGTTAACGTTGGATAAACTCAGTTTCCAATATTCTGACTCAGAACCTATGATTTTTAACAAAGTGAGTCATACGTTTGAGGCGGGTGAATCGGTGGCCATTGTCGGCCCATCGGGTGGTGGAAAAACCACGCTTATGAAAAATATGCTTGGGTTACTGTCTCCTAGCGAAGGGAAGGTTTATATCGATGATGTAGAGATCAATCAATTTGGTCTCACTAATTACCGACGAATTATCGCGGCCGTCATGCAAGATGATCAGTTGCTTTCTGGCTCACTGATGGACAACATCTCATTCTTTGATCCTGAAGTAGACGAGGAGCAAGTCAAAAAGAGTGCGCAGCTCGCCTCGATTCATCAAGACATTATGAATATGCCCATGGGATACAATACCCTTATCGGCGATATGGGAACGACTTTGTCTGGTGGCCAACGACAGCGTTTACTCTTAGCTCGAGCACTGTACAGCAAACCTAAAATATTATTTATGGATGAAGCAACGTCAAATCTCGATACGAAATTAGAGTCAGTCGTCAATGAAGCCGTAAAAAAACTTAATATTACTCGTATTATCATCGCTCATCGGCCAGAAACCATTCGCTCGGCTGATAAAGTGGTCTCCTTAGACCGAGGAATACTTCACCCCATGGATAAAGCTATTTTATTAGAGTCAAATCTGCTATAG
- a CDS encoding HlyD family secretion protein — protein sequence MTRKLFRQEVLDHSRERLWGNVIVLQPLSFTVLSIAITLIAILVIALLLWGNYARKETVTGYLTPDQGLAKVYAKNEGVVTNILVKEGQLVKAGDPLLTVSTGRSTASTSDVDAEIISELKKVAKELGIKKSQQQQLSILEEAKISASLKSIDFEIDQLKQQVSTSEERYLLSEKRLRDYQQLNKKGHISNEKLDQQYELLLDHKFSRDEYNRQLLVKKNKKEDLAFQLQQIPMRLAIAQSELDQQLSSIQQQILNIESQRSFTLHAPSDGRVTALQSYTGQSIKRNMPVLAIMPEGASFEAELFVPTRAIGFVQKDQKVVIRYTAFPYQRYGLYQGNIVRVSEVIMRPDELPVPVTLDEPVYRVTVSLNQQQVTAYGQSFPLQAGMLLEGDIILENLSLLDWLLDPIYSLQGR from the coding sequence ATGACAAGAAAATTATTCAGGCAAGAAGTACTGGATCACTCTAGAGAACGACTGTGGGGTAATGTGATCGTATTGCAGCCTCTTTCTTTTACGGTGCTTTCCATCGCAATCACTTTAATCGCAATTTTAGTCATTGCTTTATTACTTTGGGGTAATTACGCCAGAAAAGAAACCGTCACAGGATACCTAACACCCGACCAAGGTTTAGCAAAAGTTTACGCGAAGAATGAAGGTGTGGTGACCAATATTCTGGTCAAAGAAGGTCAACTGGTTAAAGCGGGAGATCCTCTGTTGACTGTTTCGACAGGTCGATCAACGGCCAGCACTTCTGATGTTGATGCAGAAATAATCTCAGAACTTAAAAAGGTTGCCAAAGAACTGGGCATTAAAAAGTCGCAGCAGCAACAACTCAGTATTTTAGAGGAAGCTAAGATCAGCGCCAGTTTAAAAAGTATTGACTTTGAAATTGATCAACTTAAGCAACAAGTATCTACATCAGAAGAGCGGTATTTACTCAGTGAAAAAAGACTGAGAGATTATCAGCAGTTAAATAAGAAAGGCCATATTTCGAATGAGAAGTTAGATCAGCAATACGAATTACTGCTTGATCATAAATTTTCTAGAGATGAGTACAACCGACAGCTGTTAGTTAAAAAGAATAAAAAAGAAGATCTTGCTTTTCAACTGCAACAAATTCCTATGCGCTTGGCGATCGCTCAATCAGAACTAGATCAACAACTGAGTAGTATTCAACAACAAATATTAAACATCGAAAGTCAGCGAAGTTTTACGTTACATGCACCTAGTGACGGAAGAGTTACCGCATTGCAAAGCTACACTGGTCAGTCGATTAAAAGAAATATGCCTGTTTTGGCAATAATGCCAGAAGGAGCATCATTTGAAGCCGAGTTGTTTGTACCGACTCGGGCTATCGGTTTCGTACAGAAGGATCAAAAAGTGGTCATTCGCTATACCGCTTTTCCCTATCAACGATATGGACTCTATCAAGGGAACATTGTTCGCGTTTCAGAAGTCATTATGCGACCAGACGAGTTACCCGTTCCAGTAACTCTCGACGAACCGGTTTATCGCGTAACGGTTAGTTTAAATCAACAACAGGTTACAGCCTACGGTCAATCATTTCCTCTGCAAGCCGGTATGCTATTAGAGGGCGATATCATTCTAGAAAATTTGTCGCTTTTAGATTGGTTGCTTGATCCAATTTACAGTTTACAAGGTCGTTAA
- the glyQ gene encoding glycine--tRNA ligase subunit alpha — MATQQATSGISGAPRTFQGLIMALQAYWSEHGCVIVQPLDLEVGAGTFHPMTFLRSIGPEPWRSAYVQPCRRPTDGRYGENPNRLQHYYQYQVVLKPAPENIQDLYLGSLRVLGIDPLEHDVRFVEDNWESPTLGAWGLGWEVWLNGMEVTQFTYFQQVGGLECRPITGEITYGLERIAMYLQGVDSIYDLIWTEGPQGTVTYRDVFHQNEVEQSAYNFEHADVDFLFLQFDNYEKQSQMMIEKGLPLPAYELVLKASHAFNLLDARHAISVTERQRYILRVRALARAVAEAYYASREALGFPICQHASQGDK, encoded by the coding sequence TTGGCGACTCAACAGGCAACCTCAGGAATTTCCGGTGCACCACGTACCTTTCAAGGCCTGATAATGGCTTTACAAGCGTATTGGTCAGAACACGGCTGCGTTATTGTTCAGCCTCTTGACTTAGAAGTTGGTGCGGGTACTTTTCATCCAATGACTTTTTTGCGGTCGATTGGTCCTGAGCCTTGGCGCTCGGCCTATGTTCAACCCTGCCGACGACCAACTGATGGGCGCTATGGAGAAAACCCCAATAGATTGCAGCACTACTATCAGTATCAAGTCGTTTTGAAGCCTGCTCCAGAAAACATTCAAGACCTTTATTTAGGATCGTTGCGAGTACTCGGTATTGATCCTCTCGAGCATGATGTTCGTTTTGTCGAGGACAATTGGGAGTCTCCAACGCTCGGTGCTTGGGGTCTAGGATGGGAGGTTTGGCTCAATGGAATGGAAGTCACTCAGTTCACCTACTTCCAACAAGTTGGCGGTCTTGAATGTCGCCCTATTACCGGTGAAATTACCTACGGACTTGAGCGTATAGCTATGTATTTGCAAGGCGTCGATAGCATTTACGATCTTATTTGGACCGAGGGTCCTCAAGGAACGGTCACTTACCGTGATGTTTTCCATCAAAATGAAGTGGAACAATCCGCGTATAATTTTGAACACGCTGATGTTGATTTTTTATTTTTACAGTTTGATAACTACGAAAAACAAAGCCAAATGATGATTGAGAAAGGCTTGCCTCTGCCCGCTTACGAACTCGTATTAAAAGCCTCTCATGCATTCAATTTACTGGATGCTCGGCATGCCATTTCTGTGACTGAACGACAACGTTATATTTTACGGGTTAGAGCACTCGCGCGGGCAGTCGCCGAAGCTTATTACGCCTCTCGGGAAGCGCTTGGTTTCCCAATCTGCCAGCATGCGAGCCAAGGAGATAAGTAA